The following are from one region of the Leptospira yasudae genome:
- a CDS encoding hybrid sensor histidine kinase/response regulator, which produces MLEKEAIRTAKMEQEKREYFYRQIAKQFPNGGVAVFDRDFRYLIFEGRGLQLVDLVAEEVQGKTIRDIFPKEICDISEPLYKAAFEGRTTTIEIPYMGRIFKLEHAPIENENGEIDYGLVMAQDVTAQKKAEDALKDSELDLRALFSAMSDIILVMDVEGRYLKIAPTKAKFLTAPAHELLGNRVRDFFTSDRADLAEATIRRTLTTGKTQSIEYDLEIRGEVLWFEASVSYRSETTVYWVARNITQFKLIEDAAKKNQKRLRDIIDGLVPDMFVGLIRPDGVLVEVNKAPLTAAKIRFEDVLGKPFDQTYWWSFSTASGETLRNAIARAAKGESLRYDAEVRIAEEEYIVVDFSIQPLRDELGVIQFLIASGTVITERKRAEQALQESRQKYRELVENINDVIFSTNVLSGVTYISPIIQSLIGYSPETIIGSPFKEIVLEEDREYFRKLMGSALGGNRDMCECRIKLKEGGSIWVQISVRPILREGNIVGVAGVIMDITKRRQLEQRLFRTQKLESLGTLAGGIAHDFNNLLGIISCHLSILQDESTDRQKRIKSTDAIATTIKRGADLVGQLLTIARKGDMTLGPVHLNSVVYEIVHLMDETFPKLIEIDLSMGCDLPQVLADHTQLHQVLLNLCVNARDALEPNGGKIRLSTRTVRGEEIRSRHEKAEALLYLELTVADTGIGMDASTKARIFEPFFTTKAPGKGTGLGLATTYGIVETHRGFIEVDSAIGKGTEFRIYLPAQTYEVAKDTNEESSVRILNPGAGTVLLIEDEEMLKEVLTAILEKEGYKVLVAANGLDAVAIYRSHWNRIDLVLSDVGLPGMEGDQMYYEMKRINPAIRAILASGFIEPNKKMELLREGVIEVLQKPYATVEILNKIKTAIHPGTWSV; this is translated from the coding sequence ATGCTGGAGAAAGAAGCGATTCGAACCGCCAAAATGGAACAGGAAAAACGGGAATATTTTTACAGACAAATCGCCAAACAGTTTCCGAACGGGGGAGTCGCCGTATTCGATCGGGATTTTCGGTATCTTATTTTTGAAGGAAGAGGTTTGCAGCTCGTGGATCTCGTAGCGGAAGAAGTGCAGGGTAAAACCATCCGCGACATCTTTCCGAAAGAAATCTGCGATATTAGCGAACCGTTATATAAGGCGGCCTTTGAAGGAAGGACGACGACGATCGAAATCCCTTATATGGGAAGAATTTTCAAACTCGAACACGCCCCCATCGAAAATGAAAACGGAGAAATCGATTACGGTCTTGTGATGGCTCAAGACGTCACCGCTCAAAAGAAAGCGGAAGACGCTCTGAAGGATTCGGAGTTGGACTTAAGAGCGCTTTTCTCCGCGATGAGCGATATCATTCTCGTAATGGATGTGGAAGGACGTTATCTTAAAATCGCGCCCACCAAGGCTAAGTTTTTAACGGCCCCCGCTCACGAACTTTTAGGAAATCGAGTGCGCGATTTTTTTACTTCCGATCGGGCGGACCTTGCGGAAGCGACCATCCGTAGAACCCTCACGACGGGAAAAACGCAGAGCATCGAATACGATTTGGAAATCCGCGGGGAGGTTTTGTGGTTCGAAGCGAGCGTTTCGTATCGTTCCGAAACGACGGTCTATTGGGTAGCGCGAAACATAACGCAGTTTAAATTGATCGAAGACGCGGCAAAAAAAAACCAGAAGCGTTTGCGCGACATCATCGACGGATTGGTTCCCGATATGTTCGTCGGCCTGATCCGGCCCGACGGAGTTTTAGTCGAAGTGAATAAGGCCCCGTTGACGGCGGCAAAGATCCGCTTTGAGGACGTATTGGGGAAACCGTTTGATCAAACCTATTGGTGGTCTTTTTCAACTGCAAGCGGGGAAACTCTGAGAAACGCCATAGCAAGAGCCGCCAAAGGAGAATCGCTTCGATACGACGCGGAAGTTCGAATCGCCGAAGAAGAATACATCGTCGTCGATTTTTCGATCCAACCTTTGAGAGACGAATTAGGAGTCATTCAATTCTTGATCGCATCGGGAACGGTGATCACGGAGCGAAAAAGAGCGGAACAAGCTCTTCAGGAATCCAGACAAAAATATAGGGAACTCGTCGAGAACATAAACGACGTCATTTTTTCCACGAACGTTCTAAGCGGAGTCACGTATATCAGTCCGATCATACAATCCTTGATCGGTTATTCTCCCGAAACGATCATAGGAAGTCCGTTTAAAGAAATCGTATTGGAAGAGGATCGGGAATACTTTCGCAAACTGATGGGTTCGGCCCTCGGCGGCAATCGCGACATGTGCGAATGTCGCATTAAATTAAAAGAAGGCGGTTCTATCTGGGTTCAGATTTCGGTCCGTCCTATATTAAGAGAAGGGAATATAGTCGGAGTCGCGGGCGTGATTATGGACATCACGAAACGAAGGCAACTCGAACAAAGGCTCTTTCGGACGCAGAAACTGGAAAGTCTCGGAACTCTTGCGGGAGGGATTGCGCACGATTTCAACAATCTTCTCGGAATCATATCCTGTCATTTGTCGATTCTTCAGGACGAATCCACGGACCGTCAAAAAAGAATCAAAAGCACGGATGCGATCGCAACGACGATCAAACGCGGCGCCGATCTCGTGGGTCAGCTGCTGACGATCGCACGGAAAGGGGATATGACCCTCGGCCCCGTTCATCTGAACTCAGTAGTCTATGAGATCGTACATCTGATGGACGAAACCTTTCCGAAATTGATCGAGATCGATCTTTCGATGGGATGCGATCTGCCTCAGGTCCTTGCGGATCATACGCAGCTCCATCAGGTCCTTCTCAACTTATGTGTAAACGCAAGAGACGCCTTGGAGCCGAACGGAGGTAAGATTCGATTGTCGACCAGAACGGTTCGCGGCGAAGAGATACGAAGCAGACATGAAAAAGCCGAAGCTCTTCTTTACTTGGAACTCACCGTTGCGGATACGGGAATCGGAATGGACGCTTCCACCAAGGCAAGAATTTTCGAACCGTTCTTTACGACCAAGGCTCCGGGAAAAGGAACGGGATTGGGACTTGCAACCACATACGGAATCGTGGAAACGCATCGAGGTTTTATCGAAGTGGACAGCGCGATCGGAAAGGGAACCGAGTTTCGAATCTATCTTCCCGCGCAAACATACGAAGTCGCAAAAGATACGAACGAAGAATCTTCCGTGCGAATTCTCAATCCCGGGGCGGGAACCGTTCTTTTGATCGAGGACGAGGAAATGCTGAAGGAAGTGTTGACCGCGATTCTTGAAAAGGAAGGATACAAGGTTCTCGTTGCCGCGAACGGATTGGATGCGGTTGCAATTTATCGATCGCATTGGAATCGTATCGATCTCGTTCTTTCGGATGTAGGGCTTCCGGGAATGGAAGGAGATCAAATGTATTACGAAATGAAACGGATCAATCCTGCGATCCGCGCGATTCTGGCGAGCGGATTTATCGAGCCGA
- a CDS encoding DMT family transporter, with the protein MAWIYLIIASVFEIGFTTCLKLSENFSKPLWTVGFAISAVLSLVFLNKAVQTIPMGTGYAVWTGLGAVGTVLVGILIHGEPIDFWRGFFLSTLILSVLGLKFLVSETA; encoded by the coding sequence ATGGCTTGGATCTATCTTATCATCGCTTCCGTTTTTGAAATCGGCTTTACTACCTGTTTGAAACTTTCGGAGAATTTTTCGAAACCGTTGTGGACCGTAGGGTTTGCAATTTCCGCCGTATTGAGTTTGGTTTTTTTGAATAAGGCCGTACAAACGATTCCAATGGGGACCGGTTATGCGGTTTGGACCGGGCTCGGCGCGGTTGGAACCGTGCTTGTGGGAATTTTGATTCACGGAGAGCCGATCGATTTCTGGAGAGGTTTTTTTCTTTCCACGTTGATCCTTTCCGTTTTGGGATTGAAGTTTTTGGTTTCTGAAACCGCTTGA